TCACGCTGGCTTGGTTCCTCGGCTTTGCTCCGGCGGAGAATCCGCAGATCGCCGTCGCCGTCGTGATGGAAGGCCTCGTACCCGGCGACCACTACGCCGGTGGCAAAACCGCCGCCCCGGTCGCCCGCGCTATCTTCGAGTCCTACTTCGCGGACAAGGACCTCTCCGACCTGCTCGCTCAGGGCGAGTGATTTTCATTTTCACTCACACGGAGGCACTGGGGCACAGAGCCTGTATTCAAAATTGGGTACATCGAGCGATCAGCATTAAGTCGCTGCCATCAATTTCCTGCGCTGCCCACCCCGTGTAACCTCTGGGGTCAATCCTCTTTCATCCGCGTAAATCCGTGTTTCAACTGGGGCTAAAAATAAAGCCCTTACAACTCCATCCCGAAGGTAATATCCACGCGCTTGTAGTGCTGGTCCTCGGGGATGGGGATTTCCTTAAAGCCAAAGGCGCGGTAGAGGTGCAGGGCAGGGCCGAGCCGGGTATTGGTTAAAATGAGCAGACGGCGGGCACTTTTTTCGCGGGCACACGCAATGAGCTTCGCCATCACCTTTCGTCCGATGCCGTGCCCTTGCCAGGCCGGATCGACGGCCATCTTCGCAATTTCGTAGTAGCCCGGCTCAATCAACTGCAGGGCGCCCACGCCAACGACTTGCCCCTCAGCCTCAGCCACCACGATCTGTCCACCGGGCTCGATAATCGCCGCCTGCGGATCACCGAGCATGCGGCGATCCTGCTCCTCGACGGCAAAGTAGCGCTCGATCCAGTCCAGGTTCAGGCGGCGAAACGGCTCCGCATGATGCGGCTCAAAGAGCTTCACCGTCACCGCATCCGGCTGCCCTTGCTCAGGCATCGGTGCCTCCATCAGCCGTCGCGCTCCCCTCTCCCGCTAACGCGGCAGCAACCGGTGCAAATACATCCTCCACGCTCAGCGCGTTCAGGCCCGCCACCGGGGCGCGCACCACGTGGTGTCGGGGATTCGAGAGCGGCCATGGGCCGAAACGCTCGGGCGGCGTCGGCCCGAAAATCGCGACTAGCTCGGTGCCGACCGCGGCAGCCAGATGCATGGGGCCGCTATCGTTGCAGACGCACAGCCGGGCCTGGCTGATGAGCGGGATCAGCTCCGGGAGCGTGGTCTTGCCGGTGAGGTTAAAGAACCGTTCGCGCGGCCACTCCAGCGGTGCGGTCACGGCCTGATCCCCGGCCCAGACAATGCGTGGCGCGGCTTCGCTGACGAGCAACTGCTCCGTCAGCGTGGCAAAGCCCGGCCACTCTTTTTCGGCCCGGCGGCTACCGGGGAAAAGCACAACGGCACCGGCGGCTTCGGGGGGCAGGTCTTTCGACTCTACCTCACGGAATGCCAGCGGCCCGTCTACCCGAGGCTCGAGCCCGAGCAGCGGCAGAAACTGCAAAAGAATATCCAGCGCGTGCGACTCTTTCCCACCCGCGGGCAGCTGTGGCATGAGTTGGTAGGCCAGACGCGCGCCCTCGCGGTTGTCGCGACGCCCGGCTTTTTTTCCGGCACGAGCACGCCATGTCATGAGGCCACTGCGAGCCAGCCCCTGCATATCCCAGACCCAGTCGTAGCGGCGCTGGCGGATCTCGCGGATGCATTGGCGCAGGCCGCTCATCCCGGCCTTGCGGTGAAAGACGATCACCTCATCCACGCAGGCGCAGGCCTGAGCCAGAGGTGCGAATATCTCGCGCGCCACCCAGGTGATGCGCACATCCGGGCGCTGCGCCTTGAGGGACTGGGCGGCCTGTAGACCGTGGATAATGTCCCCCAAAGACGAGGGTTTGATGATGAGCAGTTCCAAGCCGTTAGTTTAAACCTTTCAGGCGGGTTGTCGTCCAGCCGCATTTTTGACTTGGGCCGGAGCCCGAATCCGGCTCTGCTGGGAAGGTGACCGGCTTTTTGCTCGACTGCCTGGGGCGCTTTTTCGCCTTCCTGCCTTTGGGGCTCTCCGAATGCTTCTGCAAGCTCATCGGGGACGCGCTGTACTTCGGCCTGCCCGGTCGTCGCCGCGCCCTGCTCTCGAATCTCCACCATGCCTTTCCGGACAGGCCCCGCCAGTGGCACCGCCGCATCGCTCGCACGAGCTGCCGCCGTATGGCCGAGATGGGGCTGTACGTGCTGGTTTCCCCGGCCTTTTCCCTGGAGCGCCTGAAGCGACACTTTACCATCGACGACATCCTCCGGGCCGAAATCGAACGCTCGTGGCAGGTGAAGGAATCAGGCGTGGTGCTCATCCCCCACTTTTCGATGATGGAGGCACTGACGGCCCTGCCGGGTATATCCGGGCAGGAGATGCTTAATGTCGGGGTCATCTTCCGCCCGCTCAACCAGCCCGGTCTGGACCGCTGGGTCAAGCGCACCCGTGAGCGCTTCGGCGTAAAACTCCTCTCCCGCAAGGAGGGATTTGGAGCGTCCATGCAGCTCATGCAGGACGGCGGGCTCGTGGGCGTACTCTTCGACCAGAACGCCGGTAACAGCGGCACGTTGACGACGTTCTTTGGCCGTGTCGCCTCCACCACCGACCTGCCCGGCCTGCTGGCCCAGCGCAGCA
This genomic interval from Ruficoccus sp. ZRK36 contains the following:
- a CDS encoding GNAT family N-acetyltransferase — translated: MPEQGQPDAVTVKLFEPHHAEPFRRLNLDWIERYFAVEEQDRRMLGDPQAAIIEPGGQIVVAEAEGQVVGVGALQLIEPGYYEIAKMAVDPAWQGHGIGRKVMAKLIACAREKSARRLLILTNTRLGPALHLYRAFGFKEIPIPEDQHYKRVDITFGMEL
- a CDS encoding glycosyltransferase family 9 protein, whose translation is MELLIIKPSSLGDIIHGLQAAQSLKAQRPDVRITWVAREIFAPLAQACACVDEVIVFHRKAGMSGLRQCIREIRQRRYDWVWDMQGLARSGLMTWRARAGKKAGRRDNREGARLAYQLMPQLPAGGKESHALDILLQFLPLLGLEPRVDGPLAFREVESKDLPPEAAGAVVLFPGSRRAEKEWPGFATLTEQLLVSEAAPRIVWAGDQAVTAPLEWPRERFFNLTGKTTLPELIPLISQARLCVCNDSGPMHLAAAVGTELVAIFGPTPPERFGPWPLSNPRHHVVRAPVAGLNALSVEDVFAPVAAALAGEGSATADGGTDA